Proteins encoded in a region of the Mucilaginibacter sabulilitoris genome:
- a CDS encoding LacI family DNA-binding transcriptional regulator, whose product MKKVVLKDIAQYVGVSTALVSYVLNGQAETKQVSKENAEKIRQAAIALNYQPNQVAKSLRIQKTHTIGLVVADINYRFSTGITRAIEAEAKRRNFTVIYGSSDEDPEKFAQLTNVLVNRQVDGLILVPGEDSEEQILLLQQSGTPFVLVDRYFPNIDTNYVALDNYKATYDAISYLVKTGHKKISFINLETSLFHLQERDRGYVDALKDHHLEVNPEWMRHLRPQHLKEDMELSTRLILERGNPCDAVLFATDRLSIAGLKQFNDYGIRIPKDISVLSFDEADAFDLFYCPVSHSRQPLEKMGEAAVDILVDLINKQKTHKQLYFQTDFIAGKSCRE is encoded by the coding sequence GTGAAAAAAGTGGTGCTCAAAGATATCGCGCAATACGTAGGTGTGTCTACCGCGTTGGTGTCATACGTGCTGAATGGTCAGGCGGAAACAAAGCAGGTAAGTAAAGAAAACGCGGAAAAAATAAGACAGGCCGCCATCGCTTTAAATTACCAACCCAACCAGGTAGCTAAAAGCCTGAGAATACAAAAAACCCACACCATTGGCCTGGTAGTGGCCGATATCAACTATCGTTTCAGCACCGGCATAACCCGTGCTATTGAGGCAGAAGCTAAGCGCCGGAATTTTACGGTTATTTATGGCAGTAGTGATGAGGACCCAGAAAAGTTTGCCCAACTAACCAATGTGCTCGTAAACAGGCAGGTTGACGGGCTTATTTTAGTTCCGGGAGAAGATTCGGAAGAGCAAATCCTGCTTTTACAGCAGTCGGGTACCCCTTTTGTACTGGTAGACCGCTATTTTCCCAATATTGATACCAATTATGTAGCGTTAGATAATTATAAAGCAACGTATGATGCTATTTCGTACCTGGTAAAAACAGGTCACAAAAAAATTAGCTTTATCAATCTGGAGACCTCACTTTTTCATTTACAGGAGCGCGATCGTGGCTATGTAGACGCCTTGAAGGATCATCATCTGGAAGTTAACCCGGAATGGATGAGGCATTTGCGGCCACAGCACCTGAAAGAAGATATGGAACTATCTACCAGGCTGATCCTTGAAAGGGGGAACCCATGCGATGCCGTACTGTTTGCTACCGACAGGTTATCTATCGCTGGTCTTAAGCAGTTTAATGATTATGGTATCCGTATACCAAAAGATATATCTGTACTGAGTTTTGATGAAGCCGATGCTTTCGATCTGTTTTATTGCCCGGTAAGCCATTCCCGGCAACCATTGGAAAAAATGGGAGAGGCGGCAGTAGATATACTGGTTGACCTGATCAATAAACAGAAAACGCATAAACAATTATACTTTCAAACCGATTTTATAGCGGGAAAATCCTGCAGAGAATAA
- a CDS encoding RNA recognition motif domain-containing protein, which translates to MIKLFVSGFPLEITELELAKLIAIHGDIVTLKIVRDKKTRICKGYAFIEMASQAGAENTVTALDGLEMQDRKLTVKISEEKAVAPKSNFKRPVAGENAKRPRRPRV; encoded by the coding sequence ATGATAAAACTCTTTGTAAGCGGCTTCCCTTTAGAAATTACAGAGCTGGAACTGGCAAAACTTATTGCGATCCACGGGGATATTGTTACGCTAAAAATAGTTCGCGACAAAAAAACCAGGATATGTAAGGGCTATGCCTTTATTGAAATGGCTTCCCAGGCTGGCGCGGAGAATACGGTTACCGCACTCGATGGCCTGGAGATGCAAGACAGAAAACTCACCGTAAAAATATCAGAAGAGAAAGCCGTTGCTCCAAAATCGAATTTTAAGAGACCGGTGGCCGGAGAAAACGCCAAAAGACCAAGAAGACCACGGGTATAA
- a CDS encoding FecR family protein, which translates to MDKYEDYTIEDFLSDEPFMTWVLTPDPAQEKFWNNWLTEHPEKQALASRAKNILLSLHPLPAATPLSADELAVIVHNIRQNIIPAKQKPLIISLISSTWFRVAAVLLIVLSFTFIIFKNKNTQSLLPAAVQYTSAVVNYVNRDQQAKFIKLSDGSLVILKPNSSLSYPQRFTGARREVKLVGEAFFEVHKNPQQPFLVYTHNMITRVLGTSFTVRAFPGEAKFKVIVNTGRVEVYERNKQDLTVSSVVLIPNQQATFTRKQSHLFKDTVTVPLMLSQKIATRVFSFNNAPLADIIGKLEEAYHVHINYDQAKFSGATVTASLSRLPLDEKIKMICKAIGAQCDFDNGTITIK; encoded by the coding sequence ATGGATAAGTATGAAGACTATACAATAGAAGACTTTTTAAGCGACGAGCCTTTTATGACCTGGGTATTAACCCCTGATCCCGCTCAGGAAAAATTCTGGAACAACTGGCTAACGGAACATCCGGAGAAGCAGGCGCTCGCCAGCAGGGCAAAAAATATCCTTTTGTCTCTTCATCCTTTGCCCGCTGCCACGCCCCTCTCTGCAGACGAATTAGCCGTTATCGTGCATAACATTCGTCAAAATATTATACCTGCAAAGCAAAAGCCTTTAATCATCAGCTTAATCAGTTCTACATGGTTTAGGGTTGCTGCGGTGTTATTAATTGTACTATCATTTACATTTATCATTTTCAAAAATAAAAACACGCAGTCTCTCCTACCGGCTGCTGTACAATATACTTCCGCTGTGGTTAATTATGTCAATCGTGACCAACAGGCTAAATTCATTAAATTAAGTGATGGAAGTTTAGTGATACTTAAACCAAACTCCTCACTGTCGTACCCACAACGTTTTACCGGTGCCAGGCGCGAAGTTAAATTAGTTGGTGAAGCCTTTTTTGAGGTCCATAAAAATCCACAGCAACCATTTTTAGTGTACACCCATAATATGATCACGAGGGTGCTCGGTACCAGCTTTACAGTCAGGGCATTCCCGGGCGAAGCAAAATTCAAAGTGATCGTAAACACCGGACGGGTGGAAGTGTACGAGCGAAATAAACAAGACTTAACCGTCTCTTCCGTGGTTTTGATCCCTAACCAGCAGGCTACATTCACCAGGAAGCAATCGCACCTGTTTAAAGATACGGTTACGGTACCGCTCATGTTATCTCAAAAAATAGCAACACGCGTATTTTCATTTAACAATGCACCACTGGCCGATATTATCGGCAAGTTGGAAGAAGCTTATCATGTGCACATCAACTATGATCAGGCCAAATTTTCCGGAGCCACCGTAACGGCCTCTTTATCCAGGCTACCGCTTGATGAAAAAATAAAAATGATATGCAAGGCCATAGGCGCGCAATGCGATTTTGATAACGGAACAATTACCATTAAATAA
- a CDS encoding glycoside hydrolase family 43 protein: MKHFIMLLLLTAVTAVHSQTKKDTIRLADPTIFYEDHIYYLYGTGSPNGFAVYTSTDLKNWQRHNQNALLKGNSYGTKGFWAPQVFKYQSKYYMAYTADEHIAIAGSDSPLGPFSQSVHQAISGQGKQIDPFIFKDADGKLYLYHVRLGNGNRIFVARLKDDLSDIDETTATECIHAEQGWENTANAPWPVSEGPTVTKIGDLYYLFYSANDFRNIDYAVGYATAPTPIGPWTKYPGNPILSRKNSGQNGSGHGDLFSAGDGTLYYVFHTHHSNNVVGMRKTAIIALNVSRQHPAVISVVPGTFRYLERKKPLADTTKNE; the protein is encoded by the coding sequence ATGAAACACTTTATTATGCTGCTTCTTCTTACAGCAGTTACCGCAGTTCATTCTCAAACTAAAAAGGATACGATCAGACTGGCAGATCCGACGATATTTTATGAGGATCACATTTATTATCTGTATGGCACAGGCAGTCCTAACGGTTTTGCTGTTTATACCTCTACCGATTTAAAAAACTGGCAGCGGCATAATCAAAATGCTTTATTGAAGGGAAATAGCTATGGCACAAAAGGTTTTTGGGCTCCGCAAGTATTTAAGTATCAAAGCAAATATTATATGGCCTATACCGCTGATGAGCATATTGCGATAGCGGGCAGCGATAGCCCTCTGGGGCCCTTTAGCCAAAGTGTACACCAGGCAATATCAGGACAGGGGAAACAGATTGACCCGTTTATTTTTAAAGATGCCGACGGTAAGTTATACTTATATCATGTTCGCCTTGGCAATGGTAACCGTATTTTTGTAGCCAGGCTTAAAGACGATCTGAGCGATATAGACGAAACAACGGCCACCGAATGTATCCATGCAGAACAGGGATGGGAAAACACAGCTAATGCCCCATGGCCGGTATCGGAAGGCCCAACGGTGACTAAAATCGGTGATTTATATTATTTATTCTACTCGGCCAATGATTTCCGGAATATCGATTATGCGGTAGGTTATGCAACTGCTCCTACTCCCATCGGCCCTTGGACCAAATACCCGGGTAACCCTATCTTAAGCAGAAAAAACAGCGGGCAAAACGGCAGCGGGCACGGCGATCTGTTTTCGGCCGGTGACGGCACCTTATATTATGTTTTCCATACACATCATTCAAATAACGTTGTTGGTATGCGTAAAACCGCTATTATAGCTTTGAATGTTTCCAGGCAGCATCCGGCGGTTATTTCCGTCGTGCCGGGTACTTTTCGTTACCTGGAACGTAAAAAACCTCTGGCTGATACTACAAAAAATGAGTAA
- a CDS encoding RagB/SusD family nutrient uptake outer membrane protein: protein MKKYLLYIACLLGTLVSCKKSLNEQPQGVLASDQLNTPVNVEKMVVAAYSSLGNENLHTSNSLWPWGSMRSGDAYKGGDGVGDNSEWNDYETFVTNQNTNSLTDQMWAQIYNGIARVNNALLRVNTIAPADYPLKTARQGEMRFLRGNYYFMAKILWNRVPFIDENVPTTDYIKISNVALTSDQLWDKIAADFRFAVNTLPATQTDKGRPTKYTAQAYLAKTLLYQAYKQDDNHSVTGIDQAKLNQVITLCDSVINFSGYALAADFANNFLAATENGPESVFAIQYSKNDGTQFGRIDMGHSLTYPMNPEYGCCWQHIPSQDLVNNFKTDNNGLPMFTGYNNTDATKVSDFLNQTFDPRLDHTVGIPGHPFKYVPTFVYQTSWARAPAIYGFFTSMKDDAAANDPSFQKIPPFMSSSKNWELIRFADVLLWKAEALIELNRPLEALPLINMVRQRAANSTARLKQADGSFISNYKVGVYQPGVNCVWTQDYARQAMHKERRLEFAMEGNRFFDLVRWGIADTYLNSYFTSESTKRTYLKTAKFTKGRDEYLPVPLNQINYSKGLYKQNPGF, encoded by the coding sequence ATGAAAAAATATCTATTATACATTGCGTGCTTGCTGGGAACATTGGTTTCCTGTAAAAAATCGCTTAACGAGCAGCCGCAGGGTGTACTGGCAAGTGATCAGCTCAATACGCCTGTTAATGTCGAAAAAATGGTGGTTGCGGCCTACTCATCGCTCGGAAACGAAAACCTTCATACATCAAACAGTTTATGGCCCTGGGGCAGCATGCGCAGCGGCGATGCCTACAAAGGCGGAGATGGTGTAGGGGATAACAGCGAATGGAATGATTATGAAACTTTTGTAACCAATCAAAATACCAACAGTTTAACCGACCAGATGTGGGCGCAGATTTACAATGGTATAGCAAGGGTAAACAATGCGCTGCTCAGGGTAAATACCATTGCCCCGGCTGATTATCCGCTTAAAACAGCCAGGCAGGGAGAGATGCGCTTTTTGAGGGGTAACTATTATTTTATGGCTAAAATTTTGTGGAACAGGGTGCCTTTTATTGATGAAAACGTACCCACCACAGATTACATCAAGATTTCAAATGTCGCGCTTACCAGCGATCAGCTGTGGGACAAAATTGCTGCTGATTTCAGGTTTGCAGTTAATACGTTACCCGCAACCCAGACAGATAAGGGAAGACCTACTAAGTATACAGCACAAGCTTATCTGGCAAAAACATTATTGTACCAGGCATACAAGCAGGACGATAACCATAGTGTTACAGGTATTGATCAGGCTAAACTTAACCAGGTGATTACCTTATGCGACAGTGTGATCAACTTTAGCGGCTACGCATTGGCGGCTGATTTTGCGAACAACTTTTTGGCCGCTACAGAGAATGGCCCTGAGTCTGTTTTTGCTATACAGTACTCTAAAAACGATGGTACCCAATTTGGGAGGATAGATATGGGGCACTCCCTGACATATCCCATGAACCCTGAATATGGTTGCTGCTGGCAGCATATTCCAAGCCAGGACCTGGTTAATAACTTTAAAACCGATAATAATGGTTTGCCTATGTTTACCGGTTATAACAACACGGACGCAACCAAGGTTAGCGACTTTCTGAACCAAACATTTGATCCTCGGCTTGATCATACCGTTGGCATTCCGGGGCATCCGTTTAAATATGTTCCTACTTTTGTTTACCAAACTTCCTGGGCACGCGCACCTGCTATTTACGGATTTTTCACCAGTATGAAGGATGATGCAGCGGCTAACGATCCTTCGTTTCAGAAAATTCCGCCGTTTATGTCCAGCTCAAAAAACTGGGAACTGATCAGGTTTGCTGATGTATTACTTTGGAAAGCTGAAGCATTGATTGAGTTAAACCGCCCTTTAGAAGCACTCCCGCTGATCAATATGGTTAGGCAGCGTGCTGCTAACAGCACCGCACGCTTGAAACAGGCAGACGGATCATTTATATCTAACTATAAAGTGGGTGTTTACCAGCCTGGTGTTAACTGCGTTTGGACACAGGATTATGCACGTCAGGCTATGCACAAGGAACGCCGGTTGGAATTTGCGATGGAAGGTAACCGCTTTTTTGACCTTGTACGATGGGGGATTGCGGATACTTACCTGAATAGTTATTTTACTTCAGAATCGACCAAGCGAACTTATCTCAAAACCGCTAAATTTACGAAAGGGCGTGATGAGTATTTGCCTGTTCCGCTTAACCAGATCAACTATAGTAAGGGATTATACAAGCAAAATCCAGGATTCTAA
- a CDS encoding glycoside hydrolase family 127 protein: MAIIKSYRLLLLCGQLTFFSYQALAQTSNTDTHTIHPVSFQNVWIDDQFWSPKFKVWNSTTVYDVFDKLEGKYEPDRPDIIKEKEKLGRTRNAFQNFDWVAEGKKNTQQHDGPPWYDGLVYETIRGAADLLAEHPDKILEAKIDAYIARIAAAQNADPDGYINTYTTLMRPNQRWGTNGGDDKWQHDVYNSGMLMEAGVHYYKATGKTKLLNVAVKMSNYICTQMGPAPKSNVIPGHGGPEEALLKVYQLFKQQPALKKKMTIPVNENDYLAMVKFWIEDRGNYGEKDGSHARKSDSSYNQDHMPVLKQETIEGHAVRATLLATGVTATALETGDTRYANTANNYWNNMVGKRMFITGGEGAIANGERFGANYFLPESAYLETCASISSGFFSEQMNELKADGKYMDEFERVIYNNLLSGISLTGDHFFYENPLVGNGNKRWAWHDCPCCPPMILKMVGALPQYIYAYDSDHLYVNLFIGSEASFNINGIAVLLKQTTGYPWKGANKIEVTPKNTTKFAINVRIPGWAEGKENPFDLYHSKVNGGVSLKVNGQQVPVQPVKGYASITRSWKKGDVIELDLPMQPRLITTNDSVQTVKGKLALASGPIIYSFESLDNPGLKDYRLKSNASLAISYKPNLLNGINVITGKAADTSGKQVEFTAIPFYTIGNRQAGNPYQVWINEKTK; the protein is encoded by the coding sequence ATGGCCATTATCAAAAGCTATCGCCTTTTATTATTATGCGGTCAGCTAACGTTTTTTAGTTATCAGGCTCTGGCTCAAACAAGCAACACAGACACACATACCATTCATCCTGTAAGTTTTCAGAATGTATGGATAGATGACCAGTTCTGGAGTCCTAAATTCAAGGTATGGAACTCAACTACGGTTTATGATGTGTTTGATAAGCTGGAAGGCAAGTATGAGCCGGACCGGCCGGATATTATCAAAGAAAAAGAAAAACTTGGCCGAACCAGGAACGCTTTTCAGAATTTTGATTGGGTGGCCGAGGGCAAAAAAAATACGCAACAACATGATGGCCCACCCTGGTATGATGGCTTAGTTTACGAAACAATCAGGGGGGCTGCCGATTTGCTCGCAGAGCATCCTGATAAAATACTTGAAGCTAAAATTGATGCTTATATAGCTCGCATTGCCGCTGCCCAAAATGCAGATCCGGACGGTTACATCAATACCTATACCACGCTCATGAGGCCAAACCAGCGTTGGGGGACAAATGGCGGAGATGATAAATGGCAGCATGATGTTTACAATTCGGGCATGTTGATGGAAGCGGGTGTTCATTATTACAAAGCCACCGGAAAAACCAAGTTATTGAACGTGGCTGTTAAAATGAGTAATTATATATGCACACAAATGGGACCTGCACCCAAAAGCAATGTTATACCCGGTCATGGCGGCCCTGAGGAAGCACTGCTTAAGGTTTATCAGTTATTTAAACAACAACCTGCGCTGAAAAAGAAGATGACTATTCCGGTAAATGAGAACGATTACCTGGCGATGGTGAAATTCTGGATTGAAGACCGGGGTAATTATGGCGAAAAGGACGGATCGCATGCAAGAAAAAGCGACAGTTCTTATAATCAGGATCACATGCCTGTATTAAAGCAGGAAACAATAGAAGGGCATGCGGTACGTGCAACACTATTAGCCACAGGAGTAACTGCTACAGCCTTAGAAACCGGCGACACGCGTTATGCCAACACTGCCAACAACTACTGGAACAATATGGTTGGCAAGCGGATGTTTATTACCGGTGGTGAAGGAGCAATTGCCAATGGCGAACGTTTTGGCGCCAATTATTTTTTACCGGAGTCGGCCTATCTGGAAACCTGCGCGTCAATTAGTTCGGGCTTTTTTAGCGAACAAATGAACGAGCTAAAAGCCGATGGAAAGTATATGGATGAATTTGAAAGGGTTATTTATAATAATTTACTTTCGGGCATTTCATTAACGGGAGATCATTTTTTTTATGAAAACCCGCTTGTTGGTAATGGTAATAAACGATGGGCATGGCATGATTGCCCTTGCTGCCCGCCAATGATATTAAAAATGGTTGGAGCGCTGCCGCAATATATTTATGCCTATGACAGCGATCATCTGTATGTTAACCTGTTTATCGGCAGCGAAGCATCATTTAACATCAATGGTATAGCCGTTTTATTAAAGCAAACCACCGGTTACCCCTGGAAAGGAGCCAATAAGATCGAGGTAACACCTAAAAACACTACAAAGTTTGCCATTAATGTCCGCATACCCGGCTGGGCTGAGGGCAAGGAAAATCCTTTTGATCTGTATCATTCAAAAGTTAACGGCGGGGTTTCGCTAAAGGTTAACGGACAGCAAGTACCTGTTCAACCGGTAAAGGGTTACGCTTCCATCACACGATCATGGAAAAAAGGAGACGTGATAGAGCTTGATTTGCCAATGCAGCCAAGACTAATAACAACTAATGATTCTGTTCAAACAGTTAAAGGGAAGCTGGCACTGGCCTCGGGGCCTATTATTTATAGTTTTGAATCACTTGATAACCCGGGCTTGAAAGACTATAGGTTAAAATCAAACGCGTCACTTGCCATTAGCTATAAGCCAAATCTGTTAAACGGTATAAATGTTATTACCGGCAAGGCCGCAGACACATCGGGTAAGCAAGTTGAATTTACCGCTATCCCTTTTTATACAATCGGAAACCGGCAGGCCGGAAATCCCTACCAGGTGTGGATAAATGAGAAAACTAAATAG
- a CDS encoding RNA polymerase sigma factor has protein sequence MSFDKAQPHLNEDALLWQGLSNGDEMAFDKLINKYFQTLFSYGIRFCQDRDIVKDCIQELFVELWNKRNIIQEPNSVKWYLIVAARNRIFREQTKWNKNQSLDADDYNFLFEYSIEKKIIEYADDLELAEKVKKALESLPPRQKEIIYLRYYENLDFDQISTVMDISRQSAHNLLQKAYKNIRSEWSLLICLLQMLATPYLR, from the coding sequence ATGAGTTTTGACAAAGCACAGCCACACCTGAACGAGGATGCCCTACTTTGGCAGGGTCTTAGTAATGGAGATGAGATGGCTTTTGACAAGCTTATTAATAAGTATTTCCAAACATTATTCAGCTATGGTATTCGGTTTTGCCAGGACCGTGATATTGTGAAGGACTGTATACAAGAGTTATTTGTAGAGTTATGGAATAAACGGAATATTATTCAGGAGCCCAATTCGGTAAAATGGTACCTGATTGTGGCGGCCCGTAATAGGATATTCCGCGAGCAAACCAAATGGAACAAAAATCAAAGCCTGGATGCTGACGATTACAATTTTTTGTTTGAATACAGCATTGAGAAAAAGATAATTGAGTATGCCGACGACCTTGAACTTGCGGAAAAAGTCAAAAAAGCTCTCGAATCCTTACCGCCCCGCCAGAAAGAGATCATTTATTTGAGATATTATGAAAATCTTGACTTTGATCAAATATCTACCGTGATGGATATCAGCAGACAATCGGCCCATAACCTGTTGCAAAAAGCCTACAAAAATATCCGGTCGGAGTGGTCACTGCTCATTTGTTTACTTCAAATGCTTGCTACCCCATATTTAAGATAA
- a CDS encoding SusC/RagA family TonB-linked outer membrane protein, translating to MKQILTIMLFFFCTGLYAQQKTVTGTVTDKDFGKPLAGVTIKSGQSTVITDVNGKFSITAALNSQINFSYVGMQPFSYTVKDVSNPISIVMEYLSGNLNEVVVTGYQSQKKADLTGAVSVVKMTDIKDIPQGNATKALQGRIPGVFITTNGSPEGGATVRIRGIGTLNNNDPLYVIDGVPTTRGLEEINQADIESMQVLKDASSATIYGSRAANGVIIVTTKKGKKGISRIDVNASTSLQYYNSKLSVLNTQQHGEAFFQASVNDQTDPNNNQIYQFDWNKDFNNPVLNKIILPDFIDASKTMKPANTNWFNEIGQTSLLQNYNVAFSNGGEKGNSFFSVSYYDNKGIVKETHTKKVTLRLNSDYSFFDGRLKVGENFNTSFINDRLIDVNGVLFSALVQNPIVPVYTVTGGWGGPAAGMTDRQNPVRLIQDNKQNQSYFGRITGNAFADLTIIPGLHFKTTFGVDYDGLYERTLRKSYVSGFLVDPSNLTENSQNYDGNLIWQNQFTYDLDLKKSKLSFFAGQESIHYMNQNFFGSRQGYAVEDINYAYLDAGSTNILNGGNGGAYSLLSYFGKANYTFDNKYIASVTVRRDGSSRFGQNNRYGTFPSASLGWRLSEEQFIKKLSFISDLKLRYGYGETGNQTAGNYATYSLYSAIYGTDPTFNADRGTAYDITGAGTGTLPSGFVKIQEGNNSLKWEGTKESNFGVDFGLFDQKITGSVDYFIKKTSNILITPGYLAVIGEGGTRTFNGASMQNKGFEVLLNYDGQISKDLNFSIGANIATFRNKVTFLPSEVLTAYPGNGSTQTIVGHSINSIFGYVADGLFTSQDQVTNSPAQPGKALGRIRYKDLNGDNKIDDNDRTYISNGNPDFTYGLNFNLSYKDFDMALFFQGVQGIQVYNTYKTYTDFSSIWPGTNWGTRVLNAWSPSNTSSTIPALTLVDRNNENRTSTYYLENGSYLKLRNIQIGYNLKNALSSIKVQRARIFIQSNNLFTIKSKSYTATDPENPSGAYPIPAITTIGLDLSF from the coding sequence ATGAAACAAATTTTAACAATCATGTTGTTTTTTTTCTGTACCGGCTTGTATGCCCAGCAGAAAACCGTGACCGGAACGGTCACTGACAAAGACTTTGGAAAACCACTGGCCGGGGTAACCATTAAGTCGGGTCAATCCACCGTTATTACTGATGTTAATGGGAAATTCAGTATAACCGCGGCCCTCAATTCCCAGATCAATTTCTCCTATGTAGGCATGCAGCCGTTTAGCTATACTGTAAAAGATGTTTCCAATCCCATATCTATTGTTATGGAGTATTTATCGGGAAATTTGAACGAGGTTGTAGTAACTGGTTACCAGAGCCAAAAGAAGGCCGACCTCACAGGAGCAGTTTCGGTTGTGAAAATGACCGATATTAAGGATATCCCCCAGGGGAACGCTACGAAAGCGTTGCAGGGTAGAATTCCTGGGGTATTTATTACTACCAATGGCTCACCGGAAGGCGGGGCCACCGTGCGTATACGTGGGATAGGTACCTTAAATAATAATGATCCATTATATGTTATTGATGGTGTGCCGACAACCCGGGGACTTGAAGAAATCAATCAGGCTGATATCGAATCGATGCAGGTATTGAAAGATGCTTCTTCGGCTACAATTTACGGATCAAGGGCGGCAAACGGGGTAATTATTGTTACAACCAAAAAAGGGAAAAAAGGTATCAGCCGGATTGATGTGAATGCCTCAACTTCCCTTCAATACTATAATTCCAAGTTATCTGTGCTCAATACCCAGCAGCATGGCGAAGCATTTTTCCAGGCTTCCGTAAACGACCAAACAGATCCTAATAATAATCAGATCTATCAGTTTGATTGGAATAAGGATTTTAATAACCCGGTGCTTAACAAGATTATTTTACCCGATTTTATTGACGCCTCAAAAACCATGAAGCCAGCCAACACTAACTGGTTCAATGAAATAGGGCAAACTTCATTGCTGCAGAATTATAATGTGGCCTTTAGCAACGGCGGAGAGAAAGGTAACAGCTTTTTTTCGGTAAGTTATTATGATAACAAGGGAATTGTTAAAGAAACTCATACAAAAAAAGTCACCCTGCGATTAAACTCTGATTATAGTTTTTTTGACGGCCGCTTAAAAGTAGGAGAAAACTTCAATACAAGCTTTATTAACGACAGGCTGATTGATGTTAACGGCGTTTTGTTTTCTGCTCTTGTTCAAAACCCTATTGTTCCGGTGTATACCGTTACCGGCGGCTGGGGTGGCCCGGCAGCAGGGATGACCGACAGACAAAACCCTGTACGATTAATCCAGGACAATAAACAAAATCAAAGTTATTTTGGCAGGATCACGGGAAATGCATTCGCAGATCTCACCATTATACCCGGTTTACATTTTAAAACAACATTTGGAGTTGATTATGATGGCCTTTATGAAAGAACGCTGCGTAAGTCTTACGTCTCAGGTTTTTTGGTAGATCCCTCAAACCTGACAGAAAATTCGCAGAACTATGATGGTAACCTTATCTGGCAAAATCAATTCACTTATGATCTTGACCTCAAGAAAAGTAAGCTGAGTTTCTTCGCCGGGCAAGAGTCCATTCATTATATGAACCAGAATTTTTTTGGCAGCAGGCAAGGTTATGCAGTAGAAGATATTAACTACGCCTACCTTGATGCCGGATCAACCAATATCCTGAATGGTGGTAATGGCGGCGCTTATTCCTTGCTTTCTTATTTCGGAAAGGCCAATTATACTTTTGATAACAAGTATATCGCTTCAGTCACTGTCAGAAGGGATGGTTCATCCAGATTTGGTCAGAATAACAGGTACGGTACATTTCCTTCCGCATCATTGGGCTGGCGCTTGAGCGAGGAACAGTTTATCAAAAAACTTTCTTTTATCTCTGATTTAAAACTGCGCTACGGCTATGGTGAAACAGGTAATCAAACTGCGGGTAACTATGCAACTTATTCGCTGTATTCGGCCATATATGGTACCGACCCTACATTTAATGCCGACAGAGGAACAGCTTATGATATAACCGGTGCCGGAACAGGGACACTACCGTCGGGTTTTGTTAAGATACAGGAAGGTAACAACTCTTTAAAATGGGAGGGAACCAAAGAATCAAACTTTGGTGTCGACTTTGGTTTGTTTGATCAAAAGATAACCGGTTCTGTTGATTATTTTATTAAAAAAACCTCCAACATATTGATCACACCGGGGTACCTGGCCGTAATTGGTGAAGGCGGTACCAGAACCTTTAACGGCGCCAGCATGCAGAATAAAGGCTTTGAAGTTTTATTAAATTATGATGGCCAGATCAGCAAAGATCTAAACTTCTCGATAGGCGCCAATATCGCAACTTTCCGGAACAAGGTTACTTTCCTGCCATCGGAGGTTTTAACGGCTTATCCCGGTAACGGAAGCACCCAAACCATTGTTGGGCATTCTATCAATTCTATTTTTGGCTATGTTGCTGATGGCCTCTTTACCAGCCAGGACCAGGTTACCAATTCGCCGGCACAGCCGGGCAAAGCCCTTGGTCGCATCCGGTATAAGGACCTGAATGGTGATAATAAAATTGATGATAATGACAGAACGTACATCTCTAATGGCAACCCGGATTTTACCTACGGGCTTAATTTTAATCTGTCGTACAAGGATTTTGATATGGCCTTGTTTTTTCAGGGTGTGCAGGGCATACAGGTGTATAACACCTATAAAACCTACACCGATTTTTCCTCAATATGGCCTGGAACAAATTGGGGAACGCGCGTACTAAACGCATGGTCACCAAGCAATACTTCGTCTACCATCCCGGCGCTAACACTGGTTGACAGGAATAACGAAAACAGAACATCTACTTATTATCTTGAAAATGGGTCGTATTTAAAGTTGCGGAATATACAAATAGGGTATAATCTTAAAAATGCTTTGAGCAGTATTAAGGTACAGCGGGCCAGGATTTTTATCCAGTCTAATAACCTGTTTACCATAAAAAGCAAATCATATACTGCAACAGATCCTGAAAATCCCAGCGGCGCGTATCCGATTCCGGCTATTACAACAATCGGTTTAGACCTGTCTTTTTAA